One Luteibacter sp. 9135 DNA segment encodes these proteins:
- a CDS encoding XVIPCD domain-containing protein, producing MATETKTTLEVKSTEHGDTVSGQETAEYKEKMAGVGVTLSVSASGKLSTETRHENGNVSWTGTSEVSATAKGEVKGEKGGVGVEERQGLRSTYNVVAPEKALAGMDPATITPYDPVSMPVGTKVSIDSANFEKSKLTGTFDHLAIESRVSTERGSGVLVEKTSDHMVRVMVGPKDALAKYDGIGVEFGKARALLGREDKLEGKQLQTAEFDLSTPQGQGAYNRFLGLGVLPRESGPGVSNVSTVETHDLSSASQLGIKLGKFEKSIDLQKNTGELVVTKRPDGSTESSALKIHYDTGVPLAIESTFDKDGHEVVSARRYTLTFDANENSCPSLNNLPLERTGADTPIKPGDKVTLTLTEEQMQKLASDTQQANPRPSDANVWVERRANLDEGSDPSQAFALKMAATQGNQVRILEALQRIYPNDPSHPQQTLPGTLQVQGKTPDRQHDQEGPSHGGPLGVRAQQSVPLDDPSHPGYKLFTQVRDYVHEMDTRYRKSPDVQSDNLSGVLTVAAKANGITHVGGVEPNTKDASTVFVYGTATSAGAHRYAEVPTVQALNTPLATSSEQYHQAEAKPSLAETPEQAQQQAVAQSPLMGR from the coding sequence ATGGCAACGGAAACCAAGACGACGTTAGAAGTTAAGTCGACCGAGCACGGCGACACGGTAAGCGGCCAAGAGACCGCCGAATACAAGGAAAAAATGGCGGGAGTAGGCGTGACGCTTTCCGTGAGCGCTAGCGGGAAGCTCTCGACCGAAACCCGGCATGAGAATGGAAACGTCAGCTGGACCGGTACGTCCGAGGTCTCCGCAACGGCCAAGGGTGAAGTGAAAGGCGAGAAGGGGGGCGTGGGCGTGGAAGAGCGCCAGGGCTTGCGCTCGACGTATAACGTCGTCGCGCCGGAGAAAGCGCTCGCAGGCATGGATCCGGCGACCATCACGCCGTACGATCCTGTCTCCATGCCCGTCGGCACGAAGGTGTCGATCGACAGCGCGAACTTCGAAAAAAGCAAACTCACCGGCACCTTCGATCACCTGGCGATCGAATCGCGTGTTTCGACCGAGCGTGGAAGCGGCGTCCTTGTCGAGAAGACGTCCGACCACATGGTGCGGGTCATGGTCGGCCCCAAGGACGCTTTGGCGAAGTACGACGGCATAGGTGTGGAATTCGGTAAGGCTCGCGCGCTTCTCGGACGAGAGGACAAGCTCGAGGGTAAGCAGTTGCAGACGGCCGAATTCGATCTATCCACGCCGCAAGGACAGGGAGCCTATAACCGTTTCCTCGGATTGGGGGTGCTGCCCAGGGAATCGGGTCCAGGTGTGTCGAACGTTTCCACGGTGGAGACCCATGACCTGTCGTCGGCCTCGCAGCTGGGAATCAAGCTGGGTAAGTTCGAAAAAAGTATCGATCTTCAGAAGAACACGGGGGAACTTGTCGTAACGAAACGCCCCGATGGAAGCACGGAATCATCCGCGCTGAAGATCCATTACGACACGGGCGTGCCGCTGGCCATCGAATCGACGTTCGACAAGGACGGTCACGAGGTGGTGTCCGCGCGGCGCTACACCCTCACCTTTGATGCCAACGAGAATTCGTGTCCTAGCCTGAACAATCTTCCCTTGGAGCGCACAGGCGCGGATACACCGATAAAACCCGGTGACAAGGTGACGTTGACGCTCACGGAAGAGCAGATGCAAAAGCTCGCCAGTGACACCCAGCAAGCGAATCCAAGGCCATCCGACGCCAATGTTTGGGTGGAGCGGAGAGCGAATCTGGACGAAGGGTCCGACCCGTCCCAAGCCTTCGCTCTCAAGATGGCTGCTACACAGGGCAACCAGGTCAGGATATTGGAAGCGTTGCAAAGAATTTATCCGAACGATCCATCGCACCCTCAGCAAACCCTGCCAGGAACGCTTCAGGTCCAAGGCAAGACCCCGGACCGCCAGCATGACCAGGAGGGACCGTCGCACGGCGGCCCATTGGGTGTTCGAGCGCAACAGAGTGTTCCACTCGATGACCCCTCGCATCCGGGATATAAATTATTTACGCAAGTCCGTGATTACGTGCATGAGATGGACACCCGGTATAGAAAGTCGCCCGATGTGCAGAGCGACAATCTCTCGGGCGTTCTGACGGTGGCAGCGAAAGCCAACGGGATCACGCATGTAGGCGGCGTCGAACCCAACACCAAAGACGCATCGACGGTATTCGTCTACGGAACGGCGACCTCGGCAGGGGCGCATCGATATGCAGAGGTGCCCACGGTCCAGGCGCTCAATACGCCACTGGCGACGAGCTCAGAGCAGTACCACCAGGCCGAAGCTAAGCCGTCGCTGGCCGAGACGCCGGAGCAGGCGCAACAGCAGGCAGTCGCGCAGTCGCCATTGATGGGGAGGTGA
- a CDS encoding c-type cytochrome: MRILIIIALLCFATLAPAATLTLDTGKGVQRLTTAQLLARPDVRVIDVPGDVSYHAAMRYRAVPLKALLPGIDSAAHLQFVAMDGFAAELPASLVLGKSAAEAWLAIEPPDAPWPMLGKDKPGAGPFYLVWRHPEASHIGPEQWPYQIAAVRLLADPATRFPKMRPAADLPPDDPARRGFAVFQRNCLSCHTLNGQGDARLGPDLNIPHSPTDYLREDMLRTLIRNPQSLRQWPQAKMPGFSPDTLSDHDLDDLITYLKHMAAHRAAPTPTPTPTR; this comes from the coding sequence GTGCGCATCCTGATCATCATCGCCCTGCTCTGCTTCGCCACGCTCGCGCCGGCGGCCACCCTGACACTCGACACGGGCAAGGGCGTGCAACGTCTCACCACGGCGCAGCTGCTGGCCCGCCCCGATGTGCGCGTCATCGATGTCCCCGGCGACGTCTCGTACCACGCCGCCATGCGCTACCGCGCTGTGCCCCTGAAGGCCCTGCTGCCGGGCATCGACTCGGCCGCGCACCTGCAATTCGTGGCCATGGACGGCTTCGCAGCAGAGCTGCCGGCGTCCCTCGTGCTGGGCAAGAGTGCTGCTGAGGCCTGGCTGGCCATCGAGCCGCCGGACGCGCCCTGGCCGATGCTGGGCAAGGACAAACCGGGCGCCGGCCCGTTTTACCTGGTCTGGCGACATCCCGAGGCCAGCCACATCGGACCGGAACAATGGCCCTACCAGATCGCCGCCGTCAGGCTCCTTGCCGACCCCGCGACCCGTTTCCCGAAAATGCGCCCCGCCGCCGACCTGCCACCGGACGACCCGGCCCGCCGCGGCTTCGCCGTCTTCCAGCGCAACTGCCTCAGTTGCCACACCCTCAACGGCCAGGGCGACGCACGGCTGGGCCCGGACCTCAACATCCCGCACAGCCCCACCGACTACCTGCGCGAAGACATGCTGCGCACCCTCATCCGCAACCCGCAATCGCTACGCCAGTGGCCGCAAGCCAAGATGCCCGGTTTCAGCCCCGACACCCTCTCCGACCACGACCTGGACGACCTGATCACCTACCTCAAACACATGGCCGCCCACCGCGCCGCCCCCACACCGACACCGACACCGACACGGTAG
- a CDS encoding thioredoxin family protein: MADTTVPRFFDEFPMQKVTDAGLDAELARDDGRIAILFLWGRDCPNCDIAKRQILLTAERFAWPEVRWLHDNVYDDPTMGTRFGLHGIPAFFLFHRGRKLGRITSWPGADAFVDAVNKKIGLTGATA; encoded by the coding sequence ATGGCCGACACCACCGTCCCCCGGTTCTTCGACGAATTTCCCATGCAGAAGGTCACCGACGCCGGGCTGGATGCCGAACTGGCCCGCGACGACGGTCGCATCGCGATCCTGTTCCTGTGGGGCCGCGATTGCCCCAATTGCGATATCGCCAAGCGGCAGATCCTGCTGACGGCGGAGCGCTTCGCCTGGCCGGAGGTGCGCTGGTTGCACGACAACGTCTACGACGACCCGACCATGGGCACGCGCTTCGGCCTGCACGGCATCCCCGCGTTTTTCCTCTTCCATCGTGGCCGCAAGCTGGGCCGGATCACCTCGTGGCCGGGGGCGGATGCCTTTGTCGACGCGGTAAACAAGAAGATCGGCCTGACCGGAGCCACCGCATGA
- the pncB gene encoding nicotinate phosphoribosyltransferase — protein MIVTSLLDTDLYKFTMMQVVLHQYPAAQVEYRFRCRTPGVDLVPLIGRIREELDGLCALRFTDDELAYLRGLRFIDSDFVDFLGLFHLNAKYVSIAPSATAPGEIDIVIEGPWLHTIMFEVPLLAIVNELYYRATQPDLDLAEGRARLRAKIALLHDTPGYERVRIADYGTRRRFSRAWHEEMLATLAEGLGTQLAGTSNVLLAMRQGLVPIGSMAHEYLQAFQSLGPRLRDSQTAALEAWAREYRGDLGIALSDVYGLDAFLRDFDMYFCKLFDGARHDSGDPFTWGDRVLSHYVANRVDPRTKTLVFSDSLDIPRVMDLYRHFDGRCLLSFGVGTNLTNDVGPAPINIVIKMTRCNGQPVAKISDSPGKNMSDDLEYVGYLRKVFGMSVA, from the coding sequence ATGATCGTCACCTCGCTGCTCGACACCGACCTGTACAAGTTCACGATGATGCAGGTGGTGCTGCACCAGTATCCGGCCGCGCAGGTGGAATACCGTTTCCGCTGCCGTACGCCGGGTGTAGACCTGGTCCCGTTGATCGGGCGCATCCGCGAAGAACTGGATGGCCTCTGCGCGCTGCGGTTCACCGACGACGAACTGGCCTACCTGCGTGGCCTGCGCTTCATCGACAGCGACTTCGTCGACTTCCTCGGCCTGTTCCATCTCAATGCCAAGTATGTGTCGATCGCGCCGTCGGCCACCGCGCCCGGCGAGATCGACATCGTGATCGAGGGGCCCTGGCTGCACACGATCATGTTCGAGGTGCCGCTGCTGGCTATCGTCAACGAGCTGTACTACCGGGCGACGCAACCGGACCTGGACCTGGCCGAGGGCAGGGCGCGCCTGCGCGCGAAGATCGCCCTGCTGCATGACACGCCAGGGTACGAGCGCGTGCGCATTGCCGACTACGGCACGCGGCGCCGGTTCTCCAGGGCCTGGCACGAGGAAATGCTGGCTACCCTGGCGGAGGGCCTGGGCACCCAGCTGGCCGGCACCAGCAACGTCCTGCTGGCGATGCGACAGGGGCTGGTGCCGATCGGCAGCATGGCGCATGAATACTTGCAGGCGTTCCAGTCGCTGGGACCGCGACTGCGCGACTCGCAGACGGCCGCACTGGAAGCGTGGGCCCGCGAGTACCGCGGCGACCTGGGTATCGCGTTGTCCGACGTCTACGGGCTGGACGCGTTCCTGCGCGACTTCGACATGTACTTCTGCAAGCTGTTCGACGGCGCGCGGCATGATTCCGGCGACCCGTTCACCTGGGGCGACCGGGTGCTGTCGCACTACGTGGCCAACCGCGTGGACCCGCGGACGAAGACGCTGGTGTTCAGTGACAGCCTGGATATCCCGCGCGTGATGGACCTTTACCGTCACTTCGACGGCCGTTGCCTGCTCTCGTTCGGCGTCGGCACCAACCTGACCAACGACGTGGGGCCGGCACCGATCAACATCGTCATCAAGATGACCCGCTGCAACGGCCAGCCGGTGGCGAAGATTTCCGACTCGCCGGGCAAGAACATGAGCGACGACCTGGAATACGTGGGCTATCTGCGCAAGGTGTTCGGCATGTCGGTGGCCTGA
- a CDS encoding MetQ/NlpA family ABC transporter substrate-binding protein encodes MKKYLLPLTAALALFLAGCSGSAGDGKTDTSATLTVAATPVPHAEILKQIKPLLASQGVNIEVKVFTDYVQPNMQVAQKQIDVNFFQTEPYLDAFNKERGTHLVKVVGVHIEPFGAYSKKFKAIDQLPDGADVVIPNDPSNNSRALLLLASHGLVKLKNPNDRLATLKDVVENPKHLKFRELEAAMLPRVLDQVDLALINTNYALAAGLNPVKDALLIEDKNSPYVNYLVGRDDNKDDPRVKKLAAALTSPEVKAFIEKNYNGAVLPAF; translated from the coding sequence ATGAAGAAGTACCTGCTGCCCCTCACCGCCGCCCTCGCCCTTTTCCTCGCGGGGTGCTCCGGCAGCGCGGGCGACGGCAAGACGGACACCTCCGCCACGCTCACCGTGGCCGCCACGCCCGTGCCGCATGCGGAGATCCTCAAGCAGATCAAGCCGCTGCTGGCCAGCCAGGGCGTAAACATCGAGGTGAAGGTGTTCACCGATTACGTGCAGCCCAACATGCAGGTGGCGCAGAAGCAGATCGACGTCAACTTCTTCCAGACCGAGCCCTACCTTGACGCGTTCAACAAGGAGCGCGGCACCCACCTGGTCAAGGTGGTCGGCGTGCACATCGAGCCGTTCGGCGCGTATTCGAAGAAGTTCAAGGCGATCGACCAGCTGCCCGACGGTGCCGACGTGGTCATTCCCAACGATCCCAGCAACAACAGTCGTGCGCTGCTGCTCCTGGCCAGCCACGGCCTGGTGAAGCTGAAAAATCCCAACGACCGCCTCGCCACCCTGAAGGACGTCGTCGAGAACCCGAAGCACCTGAAGTTCCGCGAGCTCGAAGCGGCCATGCTGCCCCGCGTGCTCGACCAGGTGGACCTCGCCCTGATCAACACCAACTACGCCCTGGCCGCCGGGCTGAACCCGGTCAAGGACGCGCTGCTGATCGAGGACAAGAACTCCCCGTACGTCAATTACCTGGTCGGCCGCGACGACAACAAGGACGACCCGCGCGTGAAGAAGCTCGCCGCTGCGCTCACCTCACCGGAGGTCAAGGCCTTCATCGAGAAGAACTACAACGGCGCCGTGCTGCCGGCGTTCTGA
- a CDS encoding methionine ABC transporter permease encodes MSPMQSLFPNIDWPEIAQACVDTLLMLGGSLLFTLALGLPLGIWLFLSARGQLHARPKLYAALSLVVNVLRSVPFIILMILLIPLTQAITGVSIGIRGAIVPLVIGAAPFFARLVETALREVERGVIEASQAMGATTWQIVTRVLLPEARPGLIAATTVTAVALVGYTAMGGIVGAGGLGALAYQYGYNGYKPDYMLVTVALLVVLVQILQSLGDRLVLRYTRR; translated from the coding sequence ATGAGCCCCATGCAATCCCTGTTTCCCAACATCGACTGGCCGGAAATCGCCCAGGCCTGCGTCGACACCCTGCTGATGCTGGGCGGCTCGCTGCTGTTCACGCTGGCGCTGGGCCTGCCGCTGGGCATCTGGCTGTTCCTCAGCGCACGCGGCCAGCTGCATGCGCGGCCAAAGCTTTACGCCGCGTTGTCGCTGGTGGTCAACGTGTTGCGTTCCGTGCCCTTCATCATCCTGATGATCCTGCTGATCCCCCTCACGCAGGCCATCACGGGCGTGAGCATCGGTATCCGCGGCGCCATCGTGCCCCTGGTGATCGGCGCCGCCCCGTTCTTCGCCCGCCTGGTGGAAACCGCGCTGCGCGAGGTCGAGCGCGGTGTGATCGAGGCCAGCCAGGCCATGGGCGCCACCACCTGGCAGATCGTCACCCGCGTGCTGCTGCCCGAGGCCCGTCCCGGCCTTATTGCCGCCACCACGGTCACCGCCGTGGCCCTGGTCGGCTACACCGCCATGGGCGGCATCGTGGGTGCCGGCGGCCTGGGCGCACTGGCCTACCAGTACGGATACAACGGCTACAAGCCTGATTACATGCTGGTGACCGTGGCGCTGCTGGTAGTGCTGGTGCAGATCCTGCAATCGCTCGGCGACCGCCTGGTCCTGCGCTACACGCGCCGCTGA
- a CDS encoding methionine ABC transporter ATP-binding protein — MIRFASASKSYRVEGTLVPALEPVDLTIEAGEVFGIIGHSGAGKSTLLRLINLLERPTAGQVFIADRDVTHATGAELRRLRAGIGMIFQHFNLLSSRTVADNVAFPLRLHGEHDEKQIQARVDELLALVGLTAHARKYPAQLSGGQKQRVGIARALASKPSILLCDEATSALDPQTTASVLELLADINRQLGLTVVLITHEMDVIRRVCDRVAVLDAGRVVEVGEVADVFLHPQHPTTRRFVDEADHREGRGPAFPGIDGRLFRLSFRGEATYAPLLSRVVRDTGIEYNLLSGRVDRIKDTPYGQLTLAMHGERLDDALAQLRASGVAIEEVAR, encoded by the coding sequence GTGATCCGTTTCGCCTCCGCATCCAAATCCTACCGGGTGGAGGGCACCCTCGTGCCCGCGCTGGAACCCGTCGATCTCACCATCGAGGCGGGCGAGGTGTTCGGCATCATCGGCCATTCCGGCGCCGGCAAATCCACGCTGCTGCGCCTGATCAACCTGCTGGAGCGCCCCACCGCCGGGCAGGTGTTCATCGCCGATCGCGATGTCACCCACGCCACCGGCGCCGAACTGCGCCGCCTGCGCGCGGGCATCGGCATGATCTTCCAGCACTTCAACCTGTTGTCCTCGCGCACGGTGGCGGACAACGTCGCCTTCCCGCTGCGCCTGCACGGCGAGCATGACGAGAAACAGATCCAGGCACGCGTCGACGAACTGCTGGCCCTGGTGGGCCTCACCGCCCACGCGCGCAAGTATCCCGCGCAGCTCTCGGGCGGCCAGAAACAGCGCGTCGGCATCGCAAGGGCCCTGGCCAGCAAACCGTCGATCCTGCTCTGCGACGAGGCCACCAGCGCCCTCGATCCGCAGACCACGGCATCGGTGCTGGAACTGCTGGCGGACATCAATCGTCAGCTCGGCCTCACCGTCGTGCTGATCACGCACGAGATGGACGTGATCCGCCGCGTGTGCGATCGCGTAGCCGTGCTCGACGCGGGGCGCGTGGTCGAGGTGGGCGAGGTAGCCGACGTCTTCCTGCACCCACAGCACCCCACCACCCGCCGCTTCGTGGACGAGGCCGACCATCGCGAGGGCCGTGGTCCGGCGTTCCCCGGCATCGACGGGCGTCTGTTCCGGCTGTCCTTCCGCGGCGAGGCCACCTATGCGCCGCTGCTGTCGCGCGTGGTGCGCGACACCGGCATCGAATACAACCTCTTGTCGGGCCGGGTCGACCGGATCAAGGACACCCCGTACGGGCAACTCACGCTGGCGATGCACGGCGAGCGTCTGGACGACGCCCTCGCGCAGCTCCGCGCGTCCGGCGTGGCTATCGAGGAAGTGGCCCGATGA
- a CDS encoding glutathione peroxidase — MTSIYDFSARDIDGNERSLAEFRGKALLVVNVASKCGFTPQYKGLEQLHKTYAAQGFEVLGFPCDQFGHQEPGDDADIREFCSLTYEVSFPMFSKVEVNGDQAHPLFRWMKSQKKGLLGTEGIKWNFTKFLVDRDGQVVERYAPTDTPEKIGKDLPPLLG; from the coding sequence ATGACCAGCATCTACGACTTCTCCGCACGCGACATCGACGGCAACGAGCGGTCGCTGGCGGAGTTCCGCGGCAAGGCCCTGCTCGTGGTGAACGTGGCGTCCAAGTGCGGGTTCACGCCGCAGTACAAGGGGCTGGAGCAACTGCACAAGACGTATGCGGCGCAAGGCTTCGAGGTACTGGGGTTTCCGTGCGACCAGTTCGGTCACCAGGAGCCGGGCGACGACGCGGACATCCGCGAATTCTGCTCGCTCACCTACGAGGTCAGCTTCCCGATGTTCTCGAAGGTGGAGGTCAACGGCGACCAGGCACACCCGCTGTTCCGCTGGATGAAATCACAGAAGAAGGGCCTGCTGGGTACCGAAGGCATCAAGTGGAACTTCACCAAGTTCCTGGTCGATCGCGATGGCCAGGTGGTGGAACGCTACGCACCCACCGATACGCCGGAAAAGATCGGCAAGGATCTGCCGCCGCTGCTGGGCTGA
- a CDS encoding enoyl-CoA hydratase-related protein, giving the protein MPAVELRRHGSTAHLVMNRPEVHNAFDDGLIAELTAAIDEVEHDDSVRAVVLTGSGGSFSAGADLNWMRGMAAASEADNLADSLRLAALMRRLQFLAKPTVARVNGAAFGGGVGLVACCDIAVTVDSARFALSEVKLGLVPAVISPYVVAAIGLRQARRLFVTGELIDSAAALSMGLVHEVVPPDQLDATVERVLGLLTRGGPVAQREAKRLALAMGGHTPADAERTDAENAALIARLRVSPEGQHGLSAFLDKTTPAWVG; this is encoded by the coding sequence ATGCCCGCCGTCGAACTCCGCCGTCATGGCAGTACCGCCCATCTGGTGATGAACCGTCCCGAGGTGCACAACGCCTTCGACGACGGCCTGATCGCCGAGCTGACCGCCGCGATCGACGAGGTCGAGCACGACGACAGCGTACGCGCCGTGGTGCTGACCGGCAGTGGCGGCAGCTTCTCCGCGGGGGCCGACCTGAATTGGATGCGCGGCATGGCCGCCGCCAGCGAAGCCGACAACCTTGCGGACTCGCTGCGCCTGGCCGCACTGATGCGCCGCCTGCAATTTCTTGCGAAGCCGACCGTTGCACGCGTCAACGGCGCGGCCTTCGGAGGCGGCGTGGGCCTGGTCGCGTGCTGCGACATCGCGGTCACGGTGGACAGCGCGCGCTTCGCGCTGTCCGAGGTCAAGCTCGGCCTGGTGCCCGCGGTCATCTCGCCCTACGTGGTGGCCGCGATCGGCCTGCGGCAGGCCCGCCGGCTGTTCGTCACCGGCGAACTGATCGACAGTGCCGCGGCACTGTCGATGGGCCTGGTGCACGAGGTGGTGCCGCCGGACCAGCTGGACGCGACCGTGGAACGTGTGCTGGGCCTGCTCACGCGCGGTGGACCCGTGGCGCAGCGCGAAGCGAAGCGGCTGGCGCTGGCGATGGGCGGTCACACCCCGGCCGACGCGGAACGGACGGACGCGGAAAACGCCGCGCTGATCGCACGGCTGCGCGTGTCGCCCGAGGGCCAGCATGGCCTGTCCGCCTTCCTGGACAAGACCACGCCGGCCTGGGTGGGATGA
- a CDS encoding FeoA family protein, giving the protein MRLSDAPKGAKAVVQSVTDAHPADPIAQRLRDLGFVAGEPVRLVARGPLGGDPLLIQIGSTRFALRRTEAARVTIAMEDAA; this is encoded by the coding sequence GTGCGCCTCTCCGACGCGCCGAAAGGTGCCAAAGCCGTGGTCCAGTCCGTCACCGATGCCCATCCCGCCGATCCCATCGCGCAGCGTCTGCGCGATCTGGGCTTCGTGGCCGGCGAGCCGGTGCGCCTGGTGGCGCGCGGGCCGCTCGGTGGCGATCCCCTGCTGATCCAGATTGGCTCGACCCGTTTCGCGCTGCGCCGTACCGAGGCCGCGCGCGTCACCATCGCCATGGAGGACGCCGCATGA
- the feoB gene encoding ferrous iron transport protein B, with product MSAIATRIALVGNPNCGKTALFNQLTGGRQKVANYAGVTVERKEGRFVTPSGRTLQILDLPGTYSFDATSPDEAITRDVCQGRYPGEAPPDLIVCVADATNLRLHLRFVLEVRRLGRPVVLALNMMDAARRRGMVIDVDALSRRLGVPVVETIAVKRGGAQALIDRIDRVVPAIQPADIDTADRDRLHAEVRSILAETVTLPRDTVVLDDAIDRWVLHPVFGLAILATLMFMIFQAVFSWAQPVMDGIQAGIAALGDGVTRFLPEGSALHSLLKDGLFAGLGAVLVFLPQILILFLFILVLEESGYLPRAAFLLDRMMFRVGLTGRAFIPLLSSFACAIPGIMATRSIQDPRDRLTTILVAPLMTCSARLPVYTLLIAAFIPNHTVAGIFNLQGVVLFTLYFAGIFSALLVAFVIKRLRKDRSEHALIMELPSYRLPNVRDIGLGLWERALIFLKRVGGIILALTVLLWFLSSFPGPPEGATGPAIDYSMAGRLGRLLEYVFAPIGFNWQICIALVPGLAAREVAVAALGTVYAMSGSDDAVASQLGPVISHSWSLATALSLLAWYVFAPQCMSTLAVIRRETNSWRNVAVAAGYLFGLAYLASLATYQIARALS from the coding sequence ATGAGCGCCATCGCCACCCGCATCGCCCTGGTCGGCAATCCCAACTGCGGCAAGACGGCCCTGTTCAATCAGCTCACCGGCGGCCGGCAGAAGGTCGCCAACTACGCCGGTGTCACCGTGGAACGCAAGGAGGGTCGCTTCGTCACGCCCTCCGGGCGCACGTTGCAGATCCTCGACCTGCCGGGTACCTACAGCTTCGACGCGACCAGTCCCGACGAGGCGATCACGCGTGACGTCTGCCAGGGGCGCTATCCCGGCGAGGCGCCGCCCGACCTGATCGTCTGCGTGGCCGACGCCACCAACCTTCGCCTGCACCTGCGGTTCGTGCTGGAAGTGCGCCGCCTGGGTCGCCCCGTGGTGCTCGCGCTGAATATGATGGACGCCGCGCGCCGCCGCGGCATGGTCATCGACGTGGACGCGCTGTCGCGGCGGCTCGGCGTGCCCGTGGTGGAGACGATCGCGGTGAAGCGCGGCGGGGCGCAGGCGCTGATCGACCGCATCGACCGGGTCGTGCCCGCCATCCAGCCTGCCGATATAGACACGGCCGACCGCGACCGCCTGCACGCCGAGGTGCGTTCCATCCTCGCCGAGACGGTCACGCTGCCGCGCGACACCGTGGTCCTCGACGACGCCATCGACCGCTGGGTGCTGCATCCGGTGTTCGGCCTGGCGATCCTCGCGACGCTCATGTTCATGATCTTCCAGGCCGTGTTCTCGTGGGCGCAGCCGGTCATGGACGGCATCCAGGCCGGTATCGCCGCGCTGGGCGATGGGGTTACCCGGTTCCTGCCCGAGGGAAGCGCGCTGCACAGCCTGCTCAAGGACGGCCTGTTCGCCGGGCTGGGCGCGGTGCTGGTGTTCCTGCCGCAGATCCTCATCCTGTTCCTCTTCATCCTGGTGCTGGAGGAATCCGGTTACCTGCCGCGCGCGGCATTCCTGCTCGACCGGATGATGTTCCGCGTGGGCCTGACGGGCAGGGCGTTCATCCCGCTGTTGTCCAGCTTCGCCTGCGCCATCCCCGGCATCATGGCCACGCGCAGCATCCAGGACCCGCGCGATCGCCTCACCACGATCCTTGTTGCGCCGTTGATGACCTGCTCGGCGCGCCTGCCGGTGTATACGCTGCTGATCGCCGCGTTCATTCCCAACCACACGGTGGCGGGCATCTTCAACCTGCAGGGCGTGGTGCTGTTCACGCTGTACTTCGCCGGCATCTTCAGTGCGCTGCTGGTCGCGTTCGTGATCAAGCGGCTGCGCAAGGATCGCAGCGAGCACGCGCTGATCATGGAGCTGCCGTCGTACCGGCTGCCCAACGTGCGAGACATCGGCCTGGGCCTGTGGGAGCGCGCGCTGATCTTCCTCAAGCGGGTGGGCGGCATCATCCTCGCGCTCACCGTGCTGCTGTGGTTCCTGTCCAGCTTCCCGGGGCCGCCCGAGGGCGCCACGGGCCCGGCCATCGACTACAGCATGGCGGGCCGCCTGGGCCGGCTGCTGGAATACGTGTTCGCGCCCATCGGTTTCAACTGGCAGATCTGCATCGCGCTGGTGCCGGGCCTGGCGGCACGCGAGGTCGCCGTGGCCGCGCTGGGCACGGTGTATGCCATGTCCGGCAGCGACGACGCCGTGGCCTCGCAGCTGGGTCCGGTGATCTCGCATTCCTGGTCGCTGGCCACCGCCCTGTCGCTGCTGGCCTGGTACGTGTTCGCGCCGCAGTGCATGTCCACGCTGGCGGTGATCCGCCGCGAGACCAACTCGTGGCGTAACGTGGCCGTGGCCGCCGGCTACCTGTTCGGCCTGGCCTACCTGGCCTCGCTGGCCACCTACCAGATCGCGAGGGCGCTCTCATGA
- a CDS encoding DUF6587 family protein yields the protein MSTFDIVQGVVIAVVVLAAAYVAFRKLLPKTSVRAMARVSAALNRDGRPGVLRALGRRIQPAAATGSCGDGCGSCGSCGPAPSVGPAVESQPLTFKTRS from the coding sequence ATGAGCACGTTCGATATCGTGCAGGGTGTCGTCATCGCGGTCGTCGTGCTCGCGGCCGCCTACGTGGCGTTCCGCAAGCTGCTGCCGAAGACTTCGGTGCGGGCCATGGCGCGCGTCTCGGCCGCGCTCAACCGCGACGGTCGCCCCGGCGTGCTTCGCGCACTGGGCCGGCGCATCCAGCCGGCGGCGGCCACCGGCAGCTGCGGCGACGGCTGCGGCTCGTGCGGCTCGTGCGGGCCTGCGCCCTCGGTCGGCCCGGCCGTCGAGAGCCAGCCGCTGACCTTCAAGACCCGGAGCTAG